In the Maridesulfovibrio ferrireducens genome, one interval contains:
- a CDS encoding RHS repeat domain-containing protein yields the protein MNRLNSYWLRKKDRGELSAGARLYGKSMKPEAQLEEMYEVMQNVGLGEELDPEDMSSLFAEFSNDEKMYPSMMPPERRSLWEQRKRQMEQIQERQKNAKRQLHAQFMMKNPELPLAQELRKTEYGQELLTEIAMNQPRQPETGTGQNIVDEQKRDSVDMEAVEQFETKPFIVPGMEAPFSLLATERDENGRIIQKALALAPKAIMREYEYDNGGRLSKVLCDESIIEQYQYGKYGERLTSETRHTKPQLLKYNSRLQLIADGNVKYFYDNQGRMIEKNELGKITRYSYLESGPLHEVVLPDGRRVEYTSDPAGKRISKSINGKTVEKYLWQDLTTLIAVTDAEGLRPKVFTYDEEGDPVAMTYEGKTFYFATDQVGSIFMVADERGNEVKRIIYDSFGNLLFDSNEKFDTCVGFSAGLIDKDTGLIHFGYREYDPAIGRFITPDPIGFAGGDVDVYGFCLDDPINFVDRTGLAQVYERRLKGLEFLDDSVVKNLKKALKRTPQGMMLAPFEDVADQIVDAANIKLKHEYIKYDKANENKGEETNSGFSKRGIIHDETGKDTPIGKHYDDVIMRQAEKNIDKTGQYKKGKYIGLGHNCQSYTEAVAEESSRLQQKK from the coding sequence GTGAACAGATTAAACTCTTATTGGTTACGTAAAAAAGATCGCGGAGAATTGTCAGCAGGTGCTCGCTTGTATGGCAAATCCATGAAGCCGGAAGCCCAACTCGAAGAAATGTATGAGGTCATGCAAAACGTAGGACTTGGTGAAGAGCTTGATCCTGAAGACATGTCGAGCCTTTTTGCAGAATTTTCCAATGATGAAAAAATGTATCCAAGCATGATGCCACCTGAACGCCGAAGTCTTTGGGAGCAACGAAAAAGACAAATGGAACAGATTCAGGAAAGACAGAAGAATGCTAAACGCCAACTTCACGCGCAGTTCATGATGAAAAATCCAGAACTTCCACTCGCTCAGGAACTTCGCAAAACTGAGTACGGGCAAGAATTGCTGACTGAAATTGCAATGAATCAGCCCCGTCAACCCGAGACAGGCACGGGGCAAAATATTGTAGATGAGCAGAAACGAGATTCCGTGGATATGGAAGCGGTCGAACAATTTGAAACTAAGCCGTTTATTGTTCCCGGAATGGAAGCTCCTTTTTCTTTGCTTGCAACTGAAAGAGATGAGAACGGCAGAATTATTCAAAAAGCACTGGCACTCGCCCCTAAAGCCATAATGCGCGAATATGAATACGACAATGGCGGTAGACTCAGCAAAGTTCTTTGCGATGAATCCATCATCGAGCAATATCAGTACGGTAAATATGGTGAAAGGCTTACCTCGGAAACTCGGCACACAAAACCGCAACTGTTAAAGTATAACAGCAGATTACAACTTATCGCAGATGGCAACGTAAAATATTTCTACGACAACCAAGGCCGTATGATTGAAAAAAACGAGCTTGGAAAGATTACTCGTTATTCGTACTTGGAGTCAGGGCCGTTGCATGAAGTTGTATTGCCGGATGGGCGCAGGGTTGAATATACCTCTGACCCTGCGGGAAAAAGGATTTCTAAATCAATTAACGGTAAAACTGTAGAAAAATATCTCTGGCAGGATTTGACTACTTTAATCGCTGTCACGGATGCCGAAGGCTTACGCCCCAAAGTATTCACGTATGACGAAGAAGGCGATCCAGTTGCAATGACTTACGAAGGAAAAACCTTTTATTTCGCGACCGATCAGGTCGGTTCAATCTTCATGGTTGCGGATGAAAGGGGTAATGAGGTAAAGCGGATTATATATGATTCGTTTGGCAATCTGCTATTCGATAGTAATGAAAAATTTGATACTTGCGTGGGGTTCTCCGCAGGATTGATCGATAAAGACACTGGATTGATTCACTTCGGATATCGTGAATACGATCCAGCCATTGGTAGATTCATAACTCCTGACCCAATCGGCTTTGCTGGCGGAGATGTGGATGTTTATGGTTTTTGTTTGGATGATCCTATTAATTTTGTGGATCGGACGGGGTTGGCTCAAGTTTATGAAAGAAGATTAAAAGGGCTTGAATTTTTAGATGATTCCGTTGTTAAAAACCTAAAAAAAGCACTTAAAAGAACCCCACAGGGGATGATGTTAGCTCCTTTTGAAGACGTCGCAGACCAAATTGTTGATGCTGCAAATATTAAACTTAAGCATGAATATATAAAATATGACAAGGCGAATGAAAACAAAGGGGAGGAGACTAATTCAGGTTTCTCTAAAAGAGGCATTATTCATGACGAAACGGGCAAGGACACACCTATAGGAAAACACTATGATGATGTCATCATGCGGCAAGCAGAAAAAAACATCGACAAAACGGGGCAATATAAAAAAGGTAAATATATAGGACTGGGGCATAACTGCCAAAGTTATACTGAAGCTGTAGCAGAGGAAAGTAGCAGGCTACAGCAAAAAAAATAA
- a CDS encoding tlde1 domain-containing protein: protein MGRFITPDPIGFAGGDVDVYGFCLDDPINFVDRTGLAGESEENEKDDQTKTNTRSKLAGADRDYKEKNRKKNTKKKGREDSEKDDSYLVKELRAYHGNKTLEIYSDDGPRETYKYTSGRPGETDQTIKNKGPIPSGEYEADPKEISEVEGLSYLKRRIIGGDWGHGRVPLHPSNETDTHGRDGFYIHGGDTKGSAGCIDIGDKDRTFFKNFRKTKNKVKVTVH from the coding sequence ATCGGCAGATTCATAACTCCTGACCCAATCGGCTTTGCTGGCGGAGATGTGGATGTTTATGGTTTTTGTTTGGATGATCCTATTAATTTTGTGGATCGGACGGGGTTGGCTGGGGAGAGTGAGGAGAACGAAAAAGATGATCAGACTAAAACAAATACACGTAGCAAGCTTGCCGGAGCTGATCGAGATTACAAAGAAAAAAATCGGAAGAAAAATACTAAAAAGAAAGGAAGAGAAGATTCTGAAAAAGACGATTCATATTTAGTTAAAGAGCTTCGTGCTTATCACGGAAATAAAACCCTTGAAATTTATTCTGACGATGGTCCCCGAGAGACTTACAAATATACTTCAGGACGGCCCGGTGAAACGGATCAAACAATAAAAAACAAAGGTCCGATCCCAAGTGGCGAGTACGAAGCTGATCCTAAAGAAATCTCTGAAGTTGAGGGACTAAGTTATTTGAAACGAAGAATTATTGGAGGAGACTGGGGGCATGGACGAGTTCCACTCCATCCTTCTAATGAAACAGACACTCACGGAAGAGACGGCTTTTATATCCATGGAGGGGACACAAAAGGATCAGCTGGGTGCATTGATATAGGTGATAAGGATAGGACTTTTTTTAAAAATTTCAGAAAAACAAAAAATAAAGTTAAAGTAACAGTTCACTAA
- a CDS encoding Tex family protein → MTTANISRIASELNLPVKNVQATAALLEEGATIPFISRYRKEATGSMDEVAVEAVSDLLGKLNELDKRRETVLNSIEEQGKLTDELRSKINAAKSMRQLEDLYMPYKPKRKTKGQAAIEKGLEPLAVKIFAQKCEPEKEAESYISADKGVETIEDALAGARDIIAERIAENMGLRQSIRSLFESKATLESHATKTALAAESADKASKFRDWFNWHEPARKAAGHRILAMLRGERDKFLKVSFRPPEEEGFDTLSRNIVKSTSAASKQVEKAAVDSYKRLLAPQMETELRSNLLEKAETEAIKVFASNLKEILIAPPLGSKNILALDPGFRTGAKLVCLDAQGGLKHNDTIYPVTSEGKKKEAAEKVVALVKKYSIEAIAIGNGTAGRETEQFIKGLDLPESLPIIMVNESGASVYSASPIAREEFPDYDITVRGAVSIGRRLMDPLAELVKIDPKSIGVGQYQHDVDQKKLAESLTRVVESSVNMVGVELNTASAKLLESVSGLGATIAANIIKWRNENGPFASRKALMKVPRLGPKAYEQCAGFLRIRNAENPLDETAVHPERYKTVALMAKDLDASVSDLITSPELRKQINLEKYISDDLGLPTLEDILKELEKPGRDPRKQFELVQFDDDVKEVQDLKEGMMLNGIITNVTNFGAFVDVGVHQDGLVHISRLTDDFVRNPSDVVYPGQAVLVKVMEVDLARKRIALSMKESDR, encoded by the coding sequence ATGACCACTGCTAATATATCTCGCATCGCTTCCGAACTGAATCTACCTGTTAAAAATGTACAAGCTACTGCTGCTCTTCTTGAGGAAGGCGCTACTATTCCGTTTATCTCCCGCTACCGTAAAGAGGCTACGGGCAGTATGGATGAAGTCGCAGTGGAGGCTGTCAGCGATCTTCTAGGTAAGCTTAATGAACTTGATAAAAGACGTGAAACCGTTCTTAATTCGATTGAAGAGCAGGGAAAACTTACTGATGAGTTACGCAGTAAAATTAATGCAGCCAAGAGTATGCGGCAATTGGAAGATTTGTATATGCCTTACAAGCCCAAGCGTAAAACAAAAGGGCAAGCTGCTATTGAAAAAGGTCTTGAACCTCTCGCTGTTAAAATTTTTGCGCAAAAATGTGAGCCCGAAAAAGAAGCGGAAAGTTACATATCCGCCGATAAAGGGGTAGAAACCATTGAAGACGCATTAGCCGGAGCGCGCGACATAATAGCGGAACGAATAGCCGAAAATATGGGATTGCGACAATCTATACGTTCTCTTTTTGAAAGCAAGGCTACACTTGAATCCCACGCTACGAAGACTGCACTTGCCGCTGAATCCGCAGATAAAGCTTCCAAATTCAGAGACTGGTTTAACTGGCACGAACCAGCGCGAAAGGCTGCCGGACATAGAATCCTTGCCATGCTTCGCGGTGAAAGAGACAAATTTTTAAAAGTATCCTTCCGTCCCCCCGAAGAAGAAGGATTTGATACCCTTAGCCGCAACATTGTGAAGTCTACTTCTGCGGCATCAAAACAGGTGGAAAAAGCCGCTGTCGACAGTTATAAACGGTTGCTTGCTCCGCAGATGGAAACAGAGCTTCGTTCCAACCTTCTGGAAAAAGCTGAAACCGAGGCCATCAAAGTTTTTGCCTCAAATCTTAAAGAAATATTGATCGCCCCGCCGCTCGGCAGTAAAAATATTCTCGCTCTCGACCCCGGATTCAGAACAGGCGCAAAGCTTGTCTGTCTGGATGCACAGGGCGGACTTAAGCACAACGATACTATCTACCCCGTAACTTCAGAAGGCAAAAAGAAAGAGGCGGCTGAAAAAGTTGTAGCTCTTGTTAAAAAATATTCCATCGAAGCAATCGCCATAGGCAACGGTACTGCCGGACGCGAAACCGAGCAGTTCATCAAAGGGCTGGATCTACCCGAATCACTGCCGATCATAATGGTTAACGAATCCGGTGCATCCGTATATTCAGCCTCGCCCATAGCGCGAGAAGAATTTCCTGATTATGATATCACAGTGCGCGGCGCAGTCTCCATCGGACGCAGACTTATGGACCCGCTGGCTGAACTGGTTAAAATTGATCCTAAATCCATCGGAGTCGGACAGTACCAGCATGATGTTGATCAGAAAAAACTGGCTGAAAGTCTTACCAGAGTTGTTGAATCCAGCGTAAATATGGTCGGAGTTGAATTAAATACGGCCAGCGCCAAACTTTTGGAATCAGTTTCGGGCCTCGGCGCAACCATTGCCGCGAATATCATCAAATGGAGAAACGAGAACGGACCTTTTGCTTCCCGCAAGGCTCTTATGAAAGTCCCGAGACTCGGACCTAAAGCTTATGAGCAATGCGCCGGATTCCTGCGCATCAGAAATGCTGAAAACCCACTTGATGAAACCGCCGTTCACCCTGAACGATATAAGACTGTCGCGCTTATGGCTAAAGATCTTGATGCCAGCGTTTCCGACCTTATAACATCACCGGAACTCAGGAAACAGATCAATCTTGAAAAATATATCTCCGACGATCTGGGACTGCCGACTCTCGAAGACATTCTGAAAGAACTTGAAAAACCGGGCCGCGATCCACGCAAGCAATTCGAACTTGTCCAGTTTGATGATGACGTAAAAGAAGTTCAAGACCTCAAAGAAGGCATGATGCTGAATGGCATTATTACTAATGTAACAAACTTCGGAGCTTTTGTTGATGTGGGAGTACATCAGGATGGACTGGTACATATCAGCAGATTGACCGACGACTTCGTACGCAACCCTTCCGATGTAGTCTACCCCGGTCAGGCCGTTCTTGTTAAAGTAATGGAAGTAGATCTCGCACGCAAAAGAATAGCCCTGTCCATGAAAGAATCAGACAGATAA
- a CDS encoding response regulator gives MKFLIADDNELHRELITKTIQNHGKCHIVSDGDEAVKAFTDSLEKNDFFSAIFIKSKRGSLDGPHALRKIREIEQKEGLELSKEIPIIMTVLDDEEQISETYLRGNSTSFIIKPLTKDKIVEEMTLFGLL, from the coding sequence ATGAAATTTCTCATTGCAGACGACAATGAATTACACCGTGAGCTCATAACAAAAACAATACAGAATCACGGTAAATGTCATATTGTCAGTGATGGAGATGAAGCGGTTAAAGCTTTCACAGATTCTTTAGAAAAGAATGATTTTTTCAGCGCTATTTTCATAAAATCTAAAAGAGGCTCGCTGGACGGACCGCATGCTTTGCGTAAGATAAGAGAAATAGAACAAAAAGAAGGTTTGGAATTAAGCAAAGAAATTCCAATAATCATGACAGTTCTGGATGACGAAGAACAGATATCGGAAACATATCTGCGAGGAAACTCAACAAGCTTTATAATTAAGCCTCTCACTAAAGACAAGATTGTGGAAGAAATGACTCTTTTCGGCCTGCTTTAA
- a CDS encoding restriction endonuclease, translating into MSERKRNPQQSIRAHCLWCMGGSSQLVRECLDESCALYQLRGPKSDEAERVCLRTIRRHCLACTVGDRQAIRACPEKECVLRPYRFGVHPRTIKRRRKRQVEKNHLMLPGM; encoded by the coding sequence TTGAGCGAGCGTAAAAGAAATCCTCAGCAGAGCATTCGAGCACACTGTTTGTGGTGCATGGGTGGAAGTTCTCAGCTTGTCAGAGAATGTCTGGACGAGAGTTGCGCACTTTATCAGCTTAGAGGACCTAAATCCGATGAAGCTGAGCGAGTTTGTCTGCGTACAATAAGAAGGCATTGTCTTGCTTGCACTGTGGGAGACAGGCAGGCTATTCGAGCATGTCCTGAAAAGGAATGTGTTCTCCGTCCTTACCGGTTCGGGGTTCATCCCAGAACGATTAAGAGAAGGAGAAAAAGGCAGGTTGAGAAAAATCATCTGATGCTGCCCGGTATGTAG
- a CDS encoding 3D domain-containing protein, translating into MSKFKLLLLVVVALLFVSGCSDDNKMTMKVAASAYTSHVAQTSSTPFIGAWGDELKPGMKAIAVSRDLIKKGLVRGTAVKIEGLEGKYLVKDKMNKRWTDKIDIYMGLDTKAAKDWGKREVTIEWENIKS; encoded by the coding sequence ATGTCCAAGTTTAAATTGCTTCTATTAGTTGTTGTGGCGCTTTTGTTTGTATCCGGTTGTTCCGATGATAATAAAATGACTATGAAAGTAGCTGCAAGCGCATATACTTCGCATGTTGCGCAAACCTCTTCCACTCCTTTTATAGGTGCGTGGGGCGATGAACTGAAACCGGGTATGAAGGCTATCGCAGTTTCAAGGGATTTGATTAAAAAAGGATTGGTTCGCGGAACTGCTGTTAAAATTGAAGGTCTCGAAGGCAAGTATTTAGTTAAAGATAAAATGAATAAGCGCTGGACTGATAAGATTGATATATACATGGGACTTGATACCAAAGCCGCTAAGGATTGGGGCAAAAGGGAAGTTACTATTGAATGGGAAAATATCAAAAGTTAA